From Candidatus Poribacteria bacterium, one genomic window encodes:
- a CDS encoding choice-of-anchor C family protein — protein MCRYVRIVAVLLFTLASVAARAAVVSIPDPNLAAALSEATGLPATEITDTARASLKGIYAWERGITSLEGLQYAVNLTMAGLGKNAIRDVSPLAGLEHLNTLYLPENGITDARILSGLVHVRQLGLEYNPLGDIAPLAELTNITHLWLSGTGIHDVSPLASLTNLQDVALGNNLLGTLTPLSSLVNLEGLGLWSTGISDLSPLAGLTNLKRLLVQDNEIVSLEPLSGLTNLVLLRASRNHIADVSPLAGMVHLGEGDEWETPDLDLSFNMVADISPLAANPGLSSGDAIELRDNPLSAASISEHIPALRGRGVIVLARSAEPSIFPHPEFSHPLAVVGDAITSGGYLRLTQPANWQVGAAWSTTKLPVAGGFESRFRFRITDFGDRGADGLAFVIQNSEPFALGDLGGGIGYSGIANSLAVEFDTWDNSDFPDPDDNHISLHTARIKVNRTDHAYALASTSDIPRLASGATHTVLVRYAPGSFQVFLNDLTKPILSVPLRLPDTLFLDHGSAWVGFTAATGGAHESHDILSWSFVPTGGAVVANLVPNGSFEEGVSVPGGSFVEIAAGSTAIAAWTVSRGNVDYINGYWEASAGTRSIDLNGSTAGGVSTEIGTVPGHTYNVMFDLSGNPEGGPRVMRMRASAAGASADFTFDTTGHTKANMGWRTESWTFTASATRTAVNFARDISSAWDRRSPSR, from the coding sequence ATGTGCCGATACGTCCGCATCGTGGCTGTGCTTCTGTTCACGCTTGCATCGGTCGCTGCGCGCGCGGCGGTCGTCTCGATTCCGGACCCGAATCTCGCGGCGGCGCTGAGCGAAGCGACGGGGCTTCCCGCGACAGAGATCACCGACACTGCACGAGCAAGCCTTAAAGGCATCTACGCGTGGGAGCGCGGCATCACGAGCCTAGAAGGGCTTCAGTATGCTGTCAATCTGACAATGGCTGGGCTCGGCAAGAACGCGATCCGCGATGTATCCCCACTGGCGGGGCTCGAGCACCTGAACACACTCTATCTCCCTGAGAACGGGATCACGGACGCACGCATCCTGTCGGGATTGGTCCACGTGCGACAGCTTGGTTTGGAGTACAATCCGCTTGGCGATATCGCCCCGCTCGCCGAACTGACCAACATCACTCATCTCTGGCTATCCGGCACTGGCATCCACGACGTTTCGCCGTTGGCGTCATTGACCAACCTGCAGGATGTCGCGCTGGGCAACAACCTGCTTGGCACGCTGACTCCGTTGTCCAGTCTGGTCAACCTCGAGGGGCTCGGCCTGTGGAGTACGGGCATTTCTGACCTGTCGCCACTCGCGGGCCTCACGAATCTGAAGCGCCTGCTTGTCCAGGACAACGAGATCGTCAGCCTGGAACCCCTCAGCGGGCTGACGAACCTTGTACTGCTCCGCGCGAGCCGGAATCACATCGCAGACGTGTCGCCCCTGGCAGGCATGGTACACCTTGGGGAAGGCGACGAGTGGGAGACACCCGACCTCGACCTGAGCTTCAACATGGTCGCCGACATCAGCCCGCTCGCGGCAAACCCGGGCTTGTCGTCCGGCGACGCGATCGAGTTGCGCGACAACCCGTTGAGCGCGGCGTCCATCTCCGAGCACATTCCCGCGCTGCGCGGTCGCGGCGTCATCGTCCTGGCGCGCTCCGCTGAGCCGAGCATCTTCCCGCACCCGGAGTTCAGCCACCCGCTGGCGGTCGTCGGCGATGCCATCACGAGCGGCGGGTACCTGCGGCTGACGCAGCCCGCCAACTGGCAAGTCGGAGCCGCCTGGTCTACGACGAAGCTGCCCGTCGCCGGCGGATTCGAGTCGCGGTTCCGCTTCCGCATCACAGACTTCGGTGACCGCGGCGCGGATGGACTGGCGTTCGTGATCCAGAACTCGGAGCCCTTCGCGCTCGGAGACCTTGGCGGCGGCATCGGGTATAGCGGAATCGCCAACAGCCTCGCCGTCGAGTTCGACACGTGGGACAACAGCGACTTCCCCGACCCCGACGACAACCACATCAGCCTGCATACAGCGCGGATCAAAGTGAACCGCACGGACCACGCGTACGCGCTCGCGTCGACGTCCGACATTCCGCGCCTGGCGAGCGGCGCGACGCACACCGTTCTGGTTCGCTACGCGCCGGGGTCGTTCCAGGTGTTCCTCAACGACCTTACGAAGCCCATCCTGTCCGTCCCGCTGCGACTGCCGGATACGCTGTTCCTGGATCACGGCTCGGCGTGGGTGGGCTTCACGGCGGCAACAGGAGGAGCGCACGAGAGCCATGACATCCTGAGTTGGTCGTTTGTGCCAACGGGCGGCGCGGTTGTCGCCAACCTCGTTCCCAACGGCAGCTTTGAGGAGGGCGTGTCCGTTCCCGGTGGCTCGTTCGTGGAGATCGCGGCCGGGTCCACGGCGATCGCCGCCTGGACGGTGAGCCGAGGCAACGTCGACTACATCAACGGGTACTGGGAAGCATCGGCAGGTACGCGGAGCATCGACCTTAACGGGAGCACTGCCGGCGGGGTCTCGACAGAGATCGGCACGGTGCCTGGACACACCTACAACGTCATGTTCGACCTATCCGGCAATCCGGAGGGCGGTCCGCGAGTGATGCGCATGCGCGCCTCGGCAGCGGGCGCATCGGCGGATTTCACCTTCGACACGACAGGTCACACGAAGGCAAACATGGGTTGGCGGACCGAGTCGTGGACGTTCACGGCAAGCGCCACGCGGACGGCGGTCAACTTCGCGCGCGACATCTCATCCGCATGGGATCGACGATCGCCATCGCGATGA
- a CDS encoding HEAT repeat domain-containing protein produces the protein MRCLNASSFLVGALAVVVTTSVSAQAPAVPDLITALTSARTDVARWQAARSLGASAFVDAAERDSAVAALKQALSSSEAGLRVNAASALGALSDAGSVPELDRALLDRNALVRQAAAQALGRIGTEEAARALLSATADPSPQVRAQVLHAMGRTGQPMTVGALEAALLSESASAPLRAEAALALERVGSYGIDALIRGTQSDDPSVRMLSARSLGNIGNPTTVPSLIALFSDSSPRVAGVASAAASRLGEAAIPDLMESLDSSAPAVRRHVAASLREIGDPVVSPLQSIYSAASARMAELVDERALAVLEAESRGRAAVVAPEPAPEPVAAAPTPADDSDDAFGDAPLSDQEVRQQTSQLKRGMSSLEKRTKRFEELARLKRKTDALNARIDAAEKEAQGKANAASQPEPRTVGIATLTTAPTEAEPNVPLPPPPQRTARSAAAATAPRARSVGEIDREMASVAARAQAAILALGSVGTDAAVAALAAILTDSDIADAMTAAEALGSSRNAQAATSLQAALTDATFTSGVRANAAAALGKLRAESARTALESAASDASAAVRAAAEGALRALSPVAANTP, from the coding sequence ATGCGCTGTCTCAACGCATCGTCATTCCTCGTCGGGGCGCTCGCGGTCGTCGTCACCACGAGCGTCTCGGCTCAGGCTCCCGCCGTCCCGGACCTGATCACGGCATTGACATCTGCCCGCACCGACGTGGCGCGCTGGCAAGCGGCGAGGTCTTTGGGCGCTTCAGCCTTTGTGGATGCAGCAGAACGCGACTCCGCCGTCGCGGCGCTGAAGCAGGCGCTGTCCTCCAGCGAAGCCGGGCTGCGCGTGAACGCCGCGTCTGCCTTGGGTGCGCTGAGTGACGCCGGCAGCGTGCCGGAGCTCGACCGTGCGCTGCTCGACCGCAACGCGCTGGTTCGCCAGGCGGCTGCGCAGGCTTTGGGACGCATTGGAACCGAGGAAGCAGCGCGAGCCCTGCTGAGTGCGACCGCTGACCCGAGTCCGCAGGTGCGCGCGCAGGTGCTCCACGCCATGGGTCGGACCGGGCAACCGATGACGGTCGGCGCGTTGGAGGCAGCGCTGCTATCCGAATCGGCGAGCGCTCCCCTTCGCGCAGAAGCCGCGCTGGCGCTCGAGCGAGTCGGGAGCTACGGCATCGACGCGCTCATCCGAGGCACGCAGAGCGACGACCCTTCGGTGCGCATGCTGTCCGCGCGTTCGCTGGGGAACATCGGGAACCCCACGACGGTTCCCAGCCTGATCGCTCTGTTCTCTGACTCGTCGCCGCGCGTCGCTGGGGTTGCGTCCGCTGCGGCGAGCCGCCTCGGAGAGGCAGCGATCCCAGACCTGATGGAGTCGCTCGACTCCTCGGCTCCCGCCGTGCGGCGTCATGTCGCGGCATCTCTTCGTGAGATCGGTGATCCGGTCGTCAGCCCGCTTCAGAGCATCTACTCCGCCGCCAGCGCGCGCATGGCTGAGTTGGTCGATGAACGCGCTTTAGCGGTTCTCGAGGCGGAATCGCGCGGACGCGCCGCCGTCGTTGCGCCGGAACCCGCTCCCGAACCCGTCGCCGCTGCTCCGACGCCCGCCGACGACAGCGACGACGCCTTCGGTGACGCGCCATTGTCCGATCAGGAGGTGCGTCAACAGACGTCGCAGCTCAAGCGCGGCATGTCTTCGTTGGAGAAGCGCACCAAGCGGTTCGAGGAACTGGCGAGGCTCAAGCGCAAGACGGACGCCCTGAACGCGCGCATCGACGCCGCTGAGAAAGAAGCCCAGGGCAAGGCGAATGCCGCATCGCAACCGGAGCCGCGCACGGTCGGAATCGCCACGTTGACGACGGCTCCGACCGAAGCGGAGCCGAACGTGCCGTTGCCGCCCCCGCCGCAGCGTACTGCCCGCAGCGCTGCCGCAGCGACAGCGCCTCGAGCGCGGTCCGTGGGCGAGATCGACCGCGAGATGGCGTCTGTCGCCGCGCGAGCCCAAGCAGCCATCCTGGCGCTGGGCAGCGTCGGAACCGACGCGGCGGTCGCGGCTCTGGCGGCAATCCTCACCGACAGCGACATCGCCGACGCGATGACAGCCGCCGAAGCCCTCGGTTCCAGCCGAAACGCCCAGGCTGCGACGTCTCTCCAAGCGGCGCTGACCGATGCGACGTTCACCTCGGGCGTCCGAGCCAACGCCGCCGCCGCGCTGGGCAAGCTGCGCGCCGAGTCGGCGAGAACGGCGCTCGAATCGGCAGCTTCAGATGCGTCCGCCGCCGTTCGAGCGGCTGCCGAAGGAGCGCTCAGGGCTCTGAGCCCAGTGGCAGCCAACACCCCGTAG